A single Phytohabitans houttuyneae DNA region contains:
- a CDS encoding zinc-binding dehydrogenase yields MIGFTGGEIPTVKVNRLLLNNISVVGVGWGAFWHGRSEFLREQWNDLLPLLSAGRLDPPLGREYPLEDAAAAVAELDERRATGKILVKPRP; encoded by the coding sequence GTGATCGGCTTCACCGGCGGCGAGATCCCGACCGTCAAGGTCAACCGCCTGCTGCTCAACAACATCTCGGTGGTCGGCGTGGGCTGGGGCGCCTTCTGGCACGGCCGGTCCGAGTTCCTGCGCGAGCAGTGGAACGACCTGCTGCCGCTGCTCTCGGCCGGCCGCCTGGACCCGCCGCTGGGCCGCGAGTACCCGCTGGAGGACGCCGCCGCCGCGGTGGCCGAGCTCGACGAGCGCCGCGCCACCGGCAAGATCCTCGTCAAGCCGCGCCCCTAG
- a CDS encoding SIR2 family NAD-dependent protein deacylase: protein MDSVLPAAEALGRARRVVVFTGAGISAESGVPTFRDDLTGLWARFDAERLATPEAFHADPDLVWGWYEWRRARAARARPNPGHLAVAAIEARVSGTVVVTQNVDDLHERAGSRAPVHLHGSLFAPRCVSAAAHPAASGEPDAEPGEGRRVPPPRCVHCGALVRPGVVWFGEALPEAALAEAVEAAAGCDVFLSVGTSGVVYPAAEIPRVAARAGAFVVQVNPAPTPLDPVCDVNLRGTAAQVLPQLVAAAWDPPGG, encoded by the coding sequence GTGGACAGTGTGCTGCCGGCCGCCGAGGCGCTCGGCCGGGCCCGCCGGGTCGTGGTCTTCACCGGTGCCGGGATCTCGGCCGAGAGCGGCGTGCCGACCTTCCGCGACGACCTGACCGGCCTGTGGGCGCGGTTCGACGCCGAGCGGCTCGCCACCCCCGAGGCGTTCCACGCCGACCCCGACCTCGTCTGGGGCTGGTACGAGTGGCGCCGCGCCCGGGCCGCCCGCGCCCGCCCCAATCCCGGACACCTGGCCGTGGCGGCCATCGAGGCCCGGGTGAGCGGCACCGTCGTGGTCACGCAGAACGTCGACGACCTGCACGAGCGGGCCGGCTCTCGCGCCCCGGTGCACCTGCACGGCAGCCTGTTCGCGCCGCGCTGCGTGTCGGCGGCGGCCCATCCCGCGGCGTCCGGTGAGCCGGACGCGGAGCCGGGGGAGGGGCGTCGCGTGCCGCCGCCGCGGTGCGTCCACTGTGGAGCACTCGTCCGGCCGGGCGTGGTGTGGTTCGGCGAGGCGCTGCCGGAGGCCGCCCTGGCCGAAGCCGTCGAGGCGGCCGCCGGCTGCGACGTGTTCCTGAGCGTCGGCACCTCCGGCGTGGTCTACCCGGCGGCCGAGATCCCGCGCGTCGCGGCCCGCGCCGGCGCCTTCGTCGTCCAGGTCAACCCCGCGCCGACGCCGCTGGACCCGGTCTGCGACGTCAACCTGCGCGGCACCGCGGCCCAGGTGCTGCCCCAGCTCGTCGCCGCCGCGTGGGACCCGCCCGGCGGGTGA